The stretch of DNA CAATGTGGCCGAGGTGTATATCGGCAAAGATAGCCGAACTCTACTGTATATGTTCCACTTGCGCCCGAACAATTGGGGTACTCACGCCTTCGGCTCCCTGTGTGCCATTTACGCCTATCTGCAGGACACTACCAGCCTGGCCGAGGTGCGCGACTACTGGATTCAGGCCGTCGTGGGACCCAAGCCCGATACGCTGGAATATGGTGGACCGGAACCCATCGATCTATCCTGGCATCTCGAAGAAAATAACCTGCGTCTGATCAATCCCAAGAGCGCTTTAAAGGAAGGATTGAACATCGACGGCATCATGCCTGACGACATGCGGCGGGGTGCTTCCTTCAGTAATCCTCCCGCACACACCGGTTACGCCTGGGAAGCCTTGCAGGGAATAGTGTCTGGCGCGCGCATTCTCCAGCGGGCCGGAATGCCGATTTGGAATGTGGCCGATAGTGCCATCTATCGCGCCGGCTATGCCCTCCAGGTACGCTGGGAAAATCAGTTTGGGGGTTGGAAAGCCGAAGGTGATGATCTCTGGATGCTGGCCTTCCTCGATGACGCCTATGGCACCTACTGGGCTGAAAACCAGCCCGAACGCGTATGGCAGCACGGTAAAAACGCCGGCTGGCCTTACGTCATATGGGACGGAACGCTCCGGCATGATGATCAGGGTAATTTGAATCCAGAGCAGTATGAATTATTCCAGAATTATCCCAATCCCTTCAATCCAACCACTCGCATCAACTTCACTCTGCCGCGAACCACTGAAGTTCATCTGGCCGTCTATAATCTGCTGGGCGAGGAGATCGCTACGCTATTCGATGGCATCCGGAATGCAGGCGAACATACTGTAATATGGAACGCCTGGGATCACAGTAAGGGATTACTCCCGAGTGGTGTGTACTTCTGTCGATTGCGGTCGGGTACTTTTAACGAAGTCATGAAGATGACTGTACTCCGCTGAGAAGCAGTCAGAGGTATGGTTTGAATATGGTATCGCTTGAATTGTTGCCCGTTGAAGTCGTGTTTCATCCCAACTGGTGGAATAAGAATTGCCGCGTTCGTTTTAACAGGGACTTTTTCTTCGACTCGGAGACCCGGCTGGAAAGCAACCGGTTGATGCGCCAGTATCTCTATGAAAGGTTCCCGGACCTGGGATTGGGTGAGAAAGATGCCAAACCACGTCCTATGGTTGGAGGTACTCTGCTGGCAGCAGGATTTATCATTTCGGCCATCCTCGGATGTGAAATTAAATATTTTGACGATGCCTCCCCGGAAGTCATTACGGCCAACCTCACCGATAACGAGATTGAAAAGCTTGAAACACCGAATATTCTGGACACACAGGTCATGGGCGATCTTTCAAGGCTGCTTTCTACGCTCCAGCAAAAGTTCGACTATGTGGAAGGGGATATCAACTGGGAAGGAGTACAAAACGTAGCTCTTAATCTCCGGGGGCAGCAACTATTTGTGGATTACTGTGTAAATCCAGGCCTTGCAAACAGATTACTGGATACCGTCGCCAATGTCATAACGCAATTTCTCGATTTTATGATCTTAAAAACGGGGACGACGTCCATTTCGGTAAACAGGATTGTAGCGCATGTCAATCCTAAAATAAATCTGCATTCGAATTGCACTGTGACAATGATTTCCGCTGATCAATACCGGGAATATCTCTTGAAATATGATCAAACCTTTTCGGAAAAATTCCGGCCCTATGGTATCCATTATTGTGGGGACGACATGCACAGGATGATACCTGGATTCACACAGGTAGATGGGGCAACATTCTTCGATGTGGGCTGGGGGTCGGATGTGCACCTCTGCCGACAGGCCTTCCCGGACAAATTCCTGAGCTTGCGATTGAGCCCGGCCCGGATGTTATCGGAATCGAAGGAAGAAATCGAAAATGATATCGTCAACTTGATGAGGAATGCTGGACCGCTGCAAAAGACGGCGCTTTGTTGCGTGAACCTGGATTATGGAACTCCAGATGAAAATATCCGAACAATATTTGAGGTCGCGGAACGCTATCGAAAACGCTATGCTGAATCATGATAGAAACAGGATAAAAACTGTGCAGATAATATTTGAGACCAAAGCAGACCCGGTACTTTCTCCATTCACGGGCTGGACCAGGGAACGATGGGTGGAACTGGCAGAGAAAGAAATAGCAGCAATTCAACCTTACCTAACGCCCGGTAAAGGTGGCCTGGCCCTGCCAAATCCGGTCCGGTGGATGGATGCCTACCTGCCAGAGCCCGAAAAAATGAAATCCTTCTACTGGATGGAGGGGTATACCCGCACCCGCCTGCTGCTCGCCTCCTGGATGGCCGGCACCGGCAGAACCAGCCTCACGATAGACGGCCGTTCGGTGAATATTCTCGATCAGTTCATCGAAGGACTCCTCGCCGCCTCTGACCCGGCCCATCCCGAGTATATCGGTGATCGATATGGGAACAACCAGTGGATAGCGGAAATCTCCGGAGCGGCGCTAGCCATCTGTGTC from Candidatus Neomarinimicrobiota bacterium encodes:
- a CDS encoding T9SS type A sorting domain-containing protein yields the protein NVAEVYIGKDSRTLLYMFHLRPNNWGTHAFGSLCAIYAYLQDTTSLAEVRDYWIQAVVGPKPDTLEYGGPEPIDLSWHLEENNLRLINPKSALKEGLNIDGIMPDDMRRGASFSNPPAHTGYAWEALQGIVSGARILQRAGMPIWNVADSAIYRAGYALQVRWENQFGGWKAEGDDLWMLAFLDDAYGTYWAENQPERVWQHGKNAGWPYVIWDGTLRHDDQGNLNPEQYELFQNYPNPFNPTTRINFTLPRTTEVHLAVYNLLGEEIATLFDGIRNAGEHTVIWNAWDHSKGLLPSGVYFCRLRSGTFNEVMKMTVLR
- a CDS encoding uroporphyrinogen decarboxylase family protein; this encodes MVSLELLPVEVVFHPNWWNKNCRVRFNRDFFFDSETRLESNRLMRQYLYERFPDLGLGEKDAKPRPMVGGTLLAAGFIISAILGCEIKYFDDASPEVITANLTDNEIEKLETPNILDTQVMGDLSRLLSTLQQKFDYVEGDINWEGVQNVALNLRGQQLFVDYCVNPGLANRLLDTVANVITQFLDFMILKTGTTSISVNRIVAHVNPKINLHSNCTVTMISADQYREYLLKYDQTFSEKFRPYGIHYCGDDMHRMIPGFTQVDGATFFDVGWGSDVHLCRQAFPDKFLSLRLSPARMLSESKEEIENDIVNLMRNAGPLQKTALCCVNLDYGTPDENIRTIFEVAERYRKRYAES